A window of Oncorhynchus kisutch isolate 150728-3 linkage group LG10, Okis_V2, whole genome shotgun sequence contains these coding sequences:
- the LOC109880126 gene encoding nucleus accumbens-associated protein 1, with product MAQTLQMAIPNFGNNVLECLNEQRLQGLYCDVSVVVKGHAFKAHRAVLAASSSYFRDLFSTGGGSGSKTPTVVELPPAVQPQSFQQILAFCYTGRLSMTVGDQFLLMYTAGFLQIQQIMEKGTEFFLKVSSPSCDSQGLQAEEAPPSEPQSPVTQTVAAGTGSRPASCLTPLPLVTRVKTEQQGNQSEASPYSVVCTPVAKRLWEGGSSRDGGGGGSGGGGSRKAARFSQESVRGSAIQSSGALALAMGMGASGAGIGSGVGGHGSGSNGSVVSMGNVASEGASPGTMSAYTSDSPISYHDEEEEEEVTEEQTEEQYRQICNMYTMYSMLNVGAAAGERVEALPDHSESRGRMRGRQDLSSLPAELITQIGNRCHPKLYEEGDPAEKLELVSGTCVFISRAQLMNCHVSAGTRHKVLLRRLLAAFFDRNTLANSCGTGIRSSTNDPSRKPLDNRVLHAVKFYSQNFATSFKESEMNAIAADMCTNARRVVRKSWIPKLKLLMAEGDAYSAFLPDAKMEADALGAEPTFEPNSLEGAETGGSSGESLQGVGSDGGTLF from the exons ATGGCCCAGACCCTTCAGATGGCGATTCCTAACTTTGGCAACAACGTCCTGGAGTGTCTGAACGAGCAGCGTCTCCAGGGGCTCTACTGCGATGTCTCCGTGGTCGTCAAGGGACACGCCTTCAAG gcTCACCGTGCCGTGCTTGCGGCCAGCAGCTCTTACTTCCGGGACCTGTTCAGCACTGGGGGAGGCAGCGGCTCCAAGACCCCCACAGTGGTGGAACTCCCCCCGGCCGTCCAGCCCCAGAGCTTCCAGCAGATCCTGGCCTTCTGCTACACAGGTCGCCTCAGCATGACAGTGGGAGACCAGTTCCTCCTCATGTACACCGCAGGCTTCCTGCAGATCCAGCAGATCATGGAGAAGGGCACAGAGTTCTTCCTCAAG GTTTCCTCGCCCAGCTGTGACTCCCAGGGCCTGCAAGCCGAGGAGGCTCCGCCCTCCGAACCCCAGAGCCCCGTCACTCAAACTGTTGCCGCAGGGACTGGCAGTCGCCCCGCCTCCTGCCTTACCCCCCTCCCCCTCGTAACGCGGGTGAAGACAGAGCAGCAGGGCAACCAATCAGAAGCCTCGCCCTACTCGGTGGTGTGCACCCCTGTGGCCAAGCGCTTGTGGGAGGGCGGCAGCAGCCGAGACGGGGGTGGAGGGGGCTCAGGTGGAGGCGGGTCCAGGAAGGCCGCCCGCTTTTCCCAGGAGTCCGTGCGAGGGAGTGCCATCCAGAGCTCGGGGGCGCTGGCACTGGCCATGGGGATGGGGGCCAGTGGGGCGGGGATAGGATCAGGAGTCGGGGGTCACGGCAGCGGGTCCAACGGGAGTGTGGTCTCCATGGGCAACGTGGCATCGGAGGGCGCCAGCCCGGGCACGATGAGCGCCTACACCAGTGACTCGCCTATCAGTTACCatgacgaggaggaagaggaggaggtgacgGAGGAGCAGACGGAGGAGCAGTACAGGCAGATCTGTAACATGTACACCATGTACAGCATGCTCAATGTGGGCGCCGCAG CTGGTGAGCGTGTGGAGGCCCTACCGGACCACTCAGAGAGCCGGGGTCGTATGCGGGGTCGCCAGGACCTGTCGTCTCTCCCCGCTGAGCTCATCACACAGATAGGCAACCGCTGCCACCCCAAACTATACGAGGAGGGGGACCCCGCAGAGAAACTAGAActtgtctcag gtacGTGTGTGTTCATATCTCGAGCCCAGCTGATGAACTGTCATGTGAGTGCAGGGACCAGACACAAGGTGTTACTCAGGAGGCTGCTGGCTGCCTTCTTCGACAG GAATACTCTGGCTAACAGCTGTGGAACAGGAATCCGCTCCTCCACTAACGACCCCAGCCGCAAGCCCCTGGACAACAGAGTGTTGCACGCAGTCAAAT tctacAGCCAGAACTTCGCCACGAGCTTCAAGGAGAGCGAGATGAACGCCATCGCGGCGGACATGTGCACCAACGCCCGCCGCGTCGTCCGCAAGAGCTGGATCCCCAAGCTGAAGCTGCTCATGGCCGAGGGCGACGCGTACTCCGCCTTCCTCCCCGACGCCAAGATGGAGGCCGACGCCCTAGGGGCGGAGCCAACCTTTGAACCCAACTCCCTGGAGGGCGCCGAGACGGGTGGCTCGTCCGGCGAGTCGCTGCAGGGGGTGGGCAGCGACGGAGGCACTTTGTTTTAG
- the LOC109876276 gene encoding immediate early response gene 2 protein-like, giving the protein MEVSAEAKRIMVHALGKLYSSRAQRGGHRLHRSLLLTLVMQSARDIYHASQASCETTKAPEPIQQESPMEETTGDRLEREVSSSLSGLPATPQPQEIAVSSENETNSHPLHCSVTAGREDKENRGPSRPDRNARKRRGKAAAEPDFLPCKKAKMEQGRNTVIPSSVNCYRVGGDSLATPVPMLRAIAAF; this is encoded by the coding sequence ATGGAGGTCAGCGCTGAGGCCAAGAGGATTATGGTCCACGCTCTAGGCAAACTATACAGCTCGCGCGCCCAGCGCGGGGGACACCGTCTCCACCGGAGCCTGCTGCTCACGCTCGTAATGCAGTCCGCCCGGGATATCTACCACGCATCGCAGGCCAGTTGTGAAACCACGAAAGCACCAGAGCCGATCCAGCAAGAGTCGCCGATGGAGGAAACAACTGGAGATCGTTTGGAGAGGGAGGTTTCCTCGTCTCTGTCTGGACTACCCGCGACCCCCCAGCCCCAGGAGATTGCGGTATCCTCCGAGAACGAAACGAACTCACACCCGCTGCACTGCAGTGTAACAGCAGGTAGAGAAGACAAGGAGAACCGAGGCCCGTCGAGGCCTGACCGTAACGCCAGGAAGAGACGGGGCAAGGCGGCCGCGGAGCCCGACTTCCTCCCCTGCAAGAAAGCGAAAATGGAGCAAGGGAGAAATACCGTCATACCGAGCTCTGTGAACTGCTACCGTGTCGGTGGGGACTCCTTGGCTACACCGGTGCCCATGTTAAGAGCCATTGCAGCGTTTTGA